A single Seriola aureovittata isolate HTS-2021-v1 ecotype China chromosome 19, ASM2101889v1, whole genome shotgun sequence DNA region contains:
- the tpd52l1 gene encoding tumor protein D53 isoform X1: METRQELYSSVLSEAVVDWGSMGPGEEWVNSATREGEQERGHLTAGFLDSEPLREADEDLVSEVNLNNSIMTEEEREEIQQELAKLEEEINTLRQVLSSKEKQHAELKQKLGITPLSELKNNFSRGWHDMQSSTAYKKTSETLSTAGQKTTAAFSTLGTAITRKFGDMRNSPSFKSFEEKVETTVSTIKTKVGGTATGGSFEEVLSSAANASSQDTPTNNLTDSSERPC, from the exons ATGGAAACCAGACAAG agctgtACTCTAGTGTTCTGAGTGAAGCAGTGGTGGACTGGGGCAGCATGGGTCCTGGAGAGGAATGGGTTAACTCAGCCACACGCGAGGGAGAGCAGG AGAGAGGACACCTCACAGCAG GTTTTCTGGACTCTGAGCCACTGAGAGAGGCCGATGAGGATTTGGTGTCAGAAGTCAACTTAAACAACTCCAtcatgacagaggaggagagagaggagatccAGCAAGAACTGGCTAaa ctggaAGAGGAGATCAATACATTGAGGCAGGTTTTGTCGTCCAAAGAGAAGCAGCATGCAGAGCTCAAACAGAAACTGGGCATCACCCCTCTGAGTGAGCTCAAAAACAACTTCAGCAGAGGCTGGCATGACATGCAGAGCTCCACGGC ctacAAGAAAACTTCAGAGACGCTGTCCACAGCGGGacagaaaaccacagcagcCTTCAGCACCCTCGGCACCGCCATCACCAGGAAGTTTGGAGACATGAG AAACTCTCCCAGCTTCAAGTCTTTTGAGGAGAAAGTTGAGACTACAGTGTCCACTATCAAg ACAAAGGTTGGTGGTACAGCGACTGGAGGAAGCTTTGAAGAAGTCCTCTCATCTGCAGCAAATGCCAGCTCTCAGGACACGCCCACTAACAACTTGACGGACAGCTCTGAGAGGCCGTGTTAG
- the tpd52l1 gene encoding tumor protein D53 isoform X2, which yields METRQELYSSVLSEAVVDWGSMGPGEEWVNSATREGEQGFLDSEPLREADEDLVSEVNLNNSIMTEEEREEIQQELAKLEEEINTLRQVLSSKEKQHAELKQKLGITPLSELKNNFSRGWHDMQSSTAYKKTSETLSTAGQKTTAAFSTLGTAITRKFGDMRNSPSFKSFEEKVETTVSTIKTKVGGTATGGSFEEVLSSAANASSQDTPTNNLTDSSERPC from the exons ATGGAAACCAGACAAG agctgtACTCTAGTGTTCTGAGTGAAGCAGTGGTGGACTGGGGCAGCATGGGTCCTGGAGAGGAATGGGTTAACTCAGCCACACGCGAGGGAGAGCAGG GTTTTCTGGACTCTGAGCCACTGAGAGAGGCCGATGAGGATTTGGTGTCAGAAGTCAACTTAAACAACTCCAtcatgacagaggaggagagagaggagatccAGCAAGAACTGGCTAaa ctggaAGAGGAGATCAATACATTGAGGCAGGTTTTGTCGTCCAAAGAGAAGCAGCATGCAGAGCTCAAACAGAAACTGGGCATCACCCCTCTGAGTGAGCTCAAAAACAACTTCAGCAGAGGCTGGCATGACATGCAGAGCTCCACGGC ctacAAGAAAACTTCAGAGACGCTGTCCACAGCGGGacagaaaaccacagcagcCTTCAGCACCCTCGGCACCGCCATCACCAGGAAGTTTGGAGACATGAG AAACTCTCCCAGCTTCAAGTCTTTTGAGGAGAAAGTTGAGACTACAGTGTCCACTATCAAg ACAAAGGTTGGTGGTACAGCGACTGGAGGAAGCTTTGAAGAAGTCCTCTCATCTGCAGCAAATGCCAGCTCTCAGGACACGCCCACTAACAACTTGACGGACAGCTCTGAGAGGCCGTGTTAG
- the tpd52l1 gene encoding tumor protein D53 isoform X3, producing METRQGFLDSEPLREADEDLVSEVNLNNSIMTEEEREEIQQELAKLEEEINTLRQVLSSKEKQHAELKQKLGITPLSELKNNFSRGWHDMQSSTAYKKTSETLSTAGQKTTAAFSTLGTAITRKFGDMRNSPSFKSFEEKVETTVSTIKTKVGGTATGGSFEEVLSSAANASSQDTPTNNLTDSSERPC from the exons ATGGAAACCAGACAAG GTTTTCTGGACTCTGAGCCACTGAGAGAGGCCGATGAGGATTTGGTGTCAGAAGTCAACTTAAACAACTCCAtcatgacagaggaggagagagaggagatccAGCAAGAACTGGCTAaa ctggaAGAGGAGATCAATACATTGAGGCAGGTTTTGTCGTCCAAAGAGAAGCAGCATGCAGAGCTCAAACAGAAACTGGGCATCACCCCTCTGAGTGAGCTCAAAAACAACTTCAGCAGAGGCTGGCATGACATGCAGAGCTCCACGGC ctacAAGAAAACTTCAGAGACGCTGTCCACAGCGGGacagaaaaccacagcagcCTTCAGCACCCTCGGCACCGCCATCACCAGGAAGTTTGGAGACATGAG AAACTCTCCCAGCTTCAAGTCTTTTGAGGAGAAAGTTGAGACTACAGTGTCCACTATCAAg ACAAAGGTTGGTGGTACAGCGACTGGAGGAAGCTTTGAAGAAGTCCTCTCATCTGCAGCAAATGCCAGCTCTCAGGACACGCCCACTAACAACTTGACGGACAGCTCTGAGAGGCCGTGTTAG
- the hddc2 gene encoding HD domain-containing protein 2: protein MATMMQTVAGTNSMLQFMKLIGQLKRVPRTGWVYRNVKKPESVSDHMYRMAMMSLTITDPTVDKDRCIKLALVHDMAECIVGDIAPSDNISKAEKHRREEEAMRQLSGLLPEGLKQEIYGLWEEYETQSSPEARLVKQFDLLEMILQAHEYEELEGTPGRLQEFFDSTNGRFHHPDVLQLVSSLNEERGCHMTKTDGTKNSGNSQTTGAVSSQPPHTTSHTS from the exons ATGGCGACCATGATGCAGACAGTAGCCGGAACGAACAGTATGCTGCAATTTATGAAACTTATCGGACAACTTAAA AGAGTCCCACGGACCGGCTGGGTGTACAGGAATGTGAAGAAACCAGAGAGTGTGTCAGACCACATGTACCGCATGGCGATGATGTCACTGACCATCACTGATCCTACAGTGGACAAGGACAG GTGTATAAAGCTGGCTCTGGTTCACGACATGGCAGAGTGCATTGTGGGAGATATTGCTCCGTCAGACAACATCAgtaaagcagagaaacacaggagagaagag GAAGCGATGAGACAGCTATCAGGTCTTCTGCCAGAGGGGCTCAAACAGGAGATTTATGGACTGTGGGAG GAATATGAAACCCAGAGCAGTCCGGAGGCCAGGCTGGTGAAACAGTTTGACCTCCTGGAGATGATCCTGCAGGCTCATGAGTATGAAGAGTTAGAAGGAACGCCCGGAAGACTTCAGGAATTCTTTGACTCCACCAACG GTCGTTTCCACCACCCAGATGTGCTCCAGCTGGTCAGCTCTTTGAATGAAGAAAGAGGATGTCACATGACTAAAACTGATGGCACAAAGAATTCTGGGAACTCGCAGACCACTGGCGCAGTATCTTCGCAGCCGCCACACACGACTTCACACACGTCCtga
- the LOC130160608 gene encoding R-spondin-3-like isoform X2 codes for MQIPIFIWILHFMNLPKGLDNAKILRHRRSSSVSRLCPAGCASCSALNGCLSCKPRLFFHLELDGIRQRGTCLSSCPQGHYGMRSPQVNTCTRCKEDCAFCFSDNFCTRCHQGHFLLRGKCDNSCPNGLTANTALRECTECPVGCEVCVRRNVCVKCRADFYFLHGQCHPTCPSGSEPDVQLMQCIPQVHCEVGEWTEWGPCIRKRRMQAYRRGEETRTRQVLQPPSVFGDPCPHVAEFRRCVIKMRQSPSRL; via the exons ATGCAGATACCAATATTCATTTGGATTCTGCACTTCATGAATCTTCCAAAAGGCTTAGACAACGCAAAGATCCTGCGACACAGAC GTAGTTCTTCAGTGAGCAGACTCTGTCCAGCAGGTTGTGCATCATGCTCGGCCCTGAATGGATGTCTGTCCTGTAAACCTCGCCTCTTCTTCCACCTGGAGCTGGATGGGATAAGGCAGAGGGGCACCTGCCTGTCCTCCTGTCCCCAGGGTCACTACGGCATGCGCTCGCCACAGGTCAACACCTGTACCA GGTGCAAAGAGGACTGCGCTTTCTGCTTCAGTGACAATTTCTGCACTCGTTGTCATCAGGGCCACTTTCTGTTGCGAGGAAAATGTGACAATAGCTGTCCAAATGGGCTGACGGCAAACACAGCACTACGTGAATGCACAG AGTGCCCTGTGggctgtgaggtgtgtgtgaggaggaacgTGTGTGTGAAGTGCAGAGCAGATTTCTACTTCCTCCATGGGCAGTGCCACCCTACTTGCCCAAGTGGATCTGAGCCTGACGTACAGCTCATGCAGTGCATCCCCCAAG TGCACTGCGAGGTTGGGGAATGGACAGAATGGGGTCCATGTATTCGGAAAAGGAGAATGCAGGCCTacaggaggggagaggagacacGTACCCGACAAGTTCTGCAGCCCCCTAGTGTCTTCGGTGACCCCTGCCCACATGTGGCAGAGTTCAGGAGGTGTGTCATCAAAATGAGACAGAGTCCAAGTAGGTTGTAA
- the LOC130160608 gene encoding R-spondin-3-like isoform X1, whose amino-acid sequence MEHGVFRLYKHRKNIKLTQCCCSQTPTHTHTQLLTTYLSLTHITGSSSVSRLCPAGCASCSALNGCLSCKPRLFFHLELDGIRQRGTCLSSCPQGHYGMRSPQVNTCTRCKEDCAFCFSDNFCTRCHQGHFLLRGKCDNSCPNGLTANTALRECTECPVGCEVCVRRNVCVKCRADFYFLHGQCHPTCPSGSEPDVQLMQCIPQVHCEVGEWTEWGPCIRKRRMQAYRRGEETRTRQVLQPPSVFGDPCPHVAEFRRCVIKMRQSPSRL is encoded by the exons ATGGAGCATGGAGTATTTCGCTTGTACAAGCATAGGAAGAATATAAAACTCACTCAGTGTTGTTGTAGTCagactcccacacacacacatacacaattaCTTACTACTTATTTGTCTCTAACCCATATAACAGGTAGTTCTTCAGTGAGCAGACTCTGTCCAGCAGGTTGTGCATCATGCTCGGCCCTGAATGGATGTCTGTCCTGTAAACCTCGCCTCTTCTTCCACCTGGAGCTGGATGGGATAAGGCAGAGGGGCACCTGCCTGTCCTCCTGTCCCCAGGGTCACTACGGCATGCGCTCGCCACAGGTCAACACCTGTACCA GGTGCAAAGAGGACTGCGCTTTCTGCTTCAGTGACAATTTCTGCACTCGTTGTCATCAGGGCCACTTTCTGTTGCGAGGAAAATGTGACAATAGCTGTCCAAATGGGCTGACGGCAAACACAGCACTACGTGAATGCACAG AGTGCCCTGTGggctgtgaggtgtgtgtgaggaggaacgTGTGTGTGAAGTGCAGAGCAGATTTCTACTTCCTCCATGGGCAGTGCCACCCTACTTGCCCAAGTGGATCTGAGCCTGACGTACAGCTCATGCAGTGCATCCCCCAAG TGCACTGCGAGGTTGGGGAATGGACAGAATGGGGTCCATGTATTCGGAAAAGGAGAATGCAGGCCTacaggaggggagaggagacacGTACCCGACAAGTTCTGCAGCCCCCTAGTGTCTTCGGTGACCCCTGCCCACATGTGGCAGAGTTCAGGAGGTGTGTCATCAAAATGAGACAGAGTCCAAGTAGGTTGTAA
- the LOC130160805 gene encoding E3 ubiquitin-protein ligase rnf146-like gives MLSMAGCGEVDCSVIALAPSKLMEEVGDTCATDSSSPTTTPECAICLQICVHPVRLPCCHVFCFLCVKGASWHSKRCALCRQEVPEDFLERPVLLSLEELKAAAAGVNRSGGTGGGSRGDYAWYYEGHNGWWQYDERTSRELEEAFAKGRKSTEMLIAGFLYVADLENLVQYRRNEHGRRRKIKRDAVDIPKKGVAGLRLDPEPAPTPALPVVTPAATERVSSADGSDTAGQSQSSSFGILSLPPVRPPTLLGHHLTNPLSPSPSTLEESLSQLLISQPEGEEVEGDNELQIYEYASGNSESEEENESERGRAESMPQRRHRPRLLRESQPTRMPPRGRPSNSALSLRSRSPDGQCTVTEV, from the exons ATGCTCAG catgGCAGGCTGTGGAGAAGTGGACTGTTCAGTGATTGCCCTGGCTCCCTCCAAGCTGATGGAGGAAGTAGGAGATACTTGTGCCACAGACTCCTCcagccccaccaccaccccagaGTGTGCCATCTGCCTGCAGATCTGCGTCCACCCAGTACGTCTCCCATGTTGCCATgtcttctgtttcctgtgtgtgaaaGGTGCCTCCTGGCACAGCAAGCGTTGTGCTCTTTGCCGACAAGAGGTCCCAGAGGACTTCCTTGAGCGGCCAGTTCTCCTCTCACTTGAAGAACTgaaggcagcagctgcaggggtGAACCGAAGTGGAGGGACAGGGGGCGGTTCCCGTGGAGACTATGCATGGTACTATGAGGGGCACAACGGCTGGTGGCAGTATGATGAAAGGACCAGTCGTGAGCTGGAGGAGGCCTTTGCCAAGGGCAGGAAGAGCACAGAGATGCTGATTGCAGGATTTCTTTATGTGGCAGACCTGGAGAACTTAGTGCAGTATCGCCGGAATGAGCACGGCCGCAGGCGCAAGATAAAGCGGGACGCTGTAGATATCCCCAAGAAGGGAGTGGCGGGGCTGAGGTTAGATCCTGAACCTGCACCAACCCCTGCTTTACCAGTTGTCACCCCAGCTGCAACAGAACGTGTCAGCTCAGCCGATGGATCGGACACTGCAGGCCAATCACAGTCTTCATCATTTGGGATTTTGTCTCTTCCCCCTGTTAGACCTCCAACACTCCTGGGGCACCATCTCACCAATCCTTTGTCTCCCTCACCCTCAACCCTTGAAGAGTCTCTCTCCCAGCTGCTAATCAGCCAGCCAGAGGGGGAAGAGGTGGAAGGAGACAATGAGCTCCAGATTTATGAGTATGCATCTGGCAACAGtgagagtgaggaggaaaatgagagtgagagagggagagcagaatCGATGCCACAGAGAAGACATAGACCAAGACTACTAAGAGAGAGTCAGCCGACCAGAATGCCTCCGAGGGGCAGGCCCTCCAACTCTGCACTCAGTCTCCGCTCACGTAGTCCCGATGGACAGTGCACTGTGACAGAAGTGTGA